The Zalophus californianus isolate mZalCal1 chromosome 6, mZalCal1.pri.v2, whole genome shotgun sequence DNA window AACTTGCAAAGTCCAAGTAACTATCTAAAAACATAGTAAAATACCTCAAAATTCATTGGTACATAACAGATCTATCATGCCTCCCTCTTACAAACTGAAAACTAAGGAAGCTTATCTGCTGAGTGGAAGTGCTATCTGTAACTTAACTAGTCATCATGAagatgtgtgtggtgtgttgtTTCAAATTATAGGTTTATTTTCCTCTCCATCAGGTGACAAAATAGAGTATGATTAAGCCAGTCAGTTGGCCTGTCTGAAGAATTCCTCATGTGATTTGGGAACCACTTTATGGCCCAttagaatgagatggagagactCTTCTCATGTCAGAGTCCAATATGGGTTGTTAACTGGGCTCAAAGATAGCATAAACACCAGAACTCTAATTAAAATGCACTGTTATTTGctcttaaatgtaaatgtatgtgtgtaggtATATCCATCCAGTATTCATGGCTGGAATTTAAGACTAAACAGGTTAATCAAAGTATAATACCTTTTTCAGGTTCGAGAAAACAGCTACACCTATGAATTTGATTTTTCGAAAGTCTATTGGAATCCTCGACTCTCTACAGAACACAGTCGTATCACAGAACTTCTCAAACCTGGGGATGTACTATTTGATGTTTTTGCTGGGGTTGGGCCCTTTGCCGTTCCAGTAGCAAAGAAAAACTGCACTGTATTTGCTAACGATCTCAATCCTGAATCCCATAAGTGGCTGTTGCACAATTGTAAATTAAATAAAGTGGACCAAAAGGTGAAAGTCTTTAACTTGGATGGGAAAGACTTCCTTCAAGGACCAGTCAGAAAAGAGTTAATGCAGCAGCTGGGACcactgtcaaaagaaaaaaaacactctgTGCACATTGTCATGAACTTGCCAGCAAAGGCTGTTGAGTTTCTCAGTGTTTTCAAATCGCTTTTGGAGGGGCCACCATGCAGCATTGAGCTCCTTCCCATAGTGCACTGTTACAGCTTTTCCAAAGATCCTAATCCTGCTAAGGATGTTCAGCAACGAGCTGGGGCTGTGTTAGGCATTTCCTTGGAGGCATGCAGTTCAGTTCACCCAGTAAGAAATGTAGCCCCTAACAAGGAAATGTTATGTATCACCTTCCGGATTCCTGCTGCTGTACTCTACAAGAACCAGACCCTAAATCTAGGTGAGCAATTTCTGGGAAATTAAATGTAAACCATATTAGCCTTCATGGAGCTTTCTTAggctaaatatattttatttattaaatttggaaatatgttAAGCTAATTCTAGTTAGATATTTCAATTCAGGATTCCTTGCCACTCAGCTGTGACTCGTTTCTCCCAATTTTACAAATATCAGCATGGCATATGCACTGTTCAGTCTAGTAGAAGgctatttcattaaaataataaattcccaTGGGAATGTTACTATTTGATGTATAAGTTGagtattaaaaatctttaaaatgcctatattatttgctttttaaaagtattttccaatGTTAAGTATCTTAACTAATCTAGGTTTTCTGGATTTGTTACAGACAATCATGATGATCCACCTCTTAAACGCCAGAGGacagataaataaagtcttttcagaagaaaaaactcaaatttcCTCACTTAATTGGAAAcgttttctccctctccccactagacctttacataatgaaatataatttgtatgatttcataaaattttagcaGTTAACTTTTAGTATTGAACACTTCTATTTTATCCTTGCTGTCTTATAAGTTGAAGattatcaaattaaaatttaaatgacataAGTCTACTAAGTATAGTTTATCTGTTATAATCTTACAATCTAAATTATATctaattcttcattaaatatatttaaatattgactCTCTCCTGGGAAAATAGTTTTTGAAGGTGGGATAATTGCTAACTAAGAAAGTACTAATTAACCACTTTGCAGTGATCCTCAGTTGAAGAGTGTgcctaaattttatataaatacccCTAACTTATCACTgtataagtaataaaaatgaaattatttagatCAGGGATGGCAAACTATGCCTGGCAGGCCAGATCTAGCataccacctgtttttgtacGGCAGATGACTGGAGAATGGTTCTTATACTAATggttgaaaaaattaaatcttgtgacatgaaaattatatgaaatttgaatttcagtgtcCATAGTTTTTTGGAACAcaccatgctcatttgtttacacgctgtctgtggctgctttcatgctgtaATGACAGCACAGTTGAGAAGTTAACAACACACAGAAA harbors:
- the TRMT5 gene encoding LOW QUALITY PROTEIN: tRNA (guanine(37)-N1)-methyltransferase (The sequence of the model RefSeq protein was modified relative to this genomic sequence to represent the inferred CDS: deleted 1 base in 1 codon) gives rise to the protein MRILWRPFGFSRILFKVERCRISESESLTPLAWTSQIQKLSRAPGIFLLDQRKRFSTMPEIESDQRDSELFSPPSNVRGMTKLDRTAFKKTVTIPVLKVRKEIVNKLMRSLKRAALQRPGIKRVIEDPEDEESRLIMLDPYKIFTYDSFERAELSILKQLNVNPQISKYNLELTYENFKSEEILKAVLPEGQDVTSGFSRVGHIAHLNLRDHQLPFKHLIGQVMIDKNPGITSAVNKINNIDNTYRNFQMEVLSGEENMMTKVRENSYTYEFDFSKVYWNPRLSTEHSRITELLKPGDVLFDVFAGVGPFAVPVAKKNCTVFANDLNPESHKWLLHNCKLNKVDQKVKVFNLDGKDFLQGPVRKELMQQLGPLSKEKKHSVHIVMNLPAKAVEFLSVFKSLLEGPPCSIELLPIVHCYSFSKDPNPAKDVQQRAGAVLGISLEACSSVHPVRNVAPNKEMLCITFRIPAAVLYKNQTLNLDNHDDPPLKRQRTINKVFSEEKTQISSLNWKRFLPLPTRPLHNEI